One region of Opitutales bacterium genomic DNA includes:
- a CDS encoding TIGR00266 family protein, producing MIIVLIAQPHPEGYDFSFSAKPDFGFASVNLKADQTIKVEASAMATMDTHIEMKTKMKGGLGRLVSGESLFINEFTASGGPGEIGIAPGSPGDISHVYLEDETIFLQNSGFVAASPDLKIETKWQGLIRGFFNADGLFLIKISGRGDLFFSTYGAMIEVDVDGEYTVDNSHMVAFTEGLDYRVDKLGGYKSLFFSGEGLVSRFTGQGRLWVQTRQVPAFGSWVWPFRPSKNN from the coding sequence ATCATTATCGTGCTCATTGCTCAACCACATCCAGAGGGATATGATTTCTCATTCTCTGCAAAGCCTGATTTTGGCTTTGCCTCGGTGAACCTCAAAGCCGATCAGACAATAAAGGTCGAGGCCTCGGCCATGGCGACGATGGACACCCACATCGAAATGAAAACCAAGATGAAGGGGGGACTCGGCCGTCTCGTTTCCGGCGAGTCGCTCTTTATCAACGAATTCACAGCTTCAGGCGGGCCCGGCGAGATCGGAATCGCTCCCGGATCGCCCGGTGATATTTCTCACGTATATCTCGAAGATGAGACTATTTTCCTCCAGAATAGTGGCTTCGTCGCAGCAAGTCCTGACCTTAAAATCGAGACGAAATGGCAGGGCCTGATACGTGGGTTTTTCAATGCCGATGGCTTATTTCTTATCAAGATATCGGGCCGCGGAGATTTATTCTTTTCCACATATGGCGCTATGATCGAGGTCGATGTGGATGGCGAATATACTGTGGATAATAGCCATATGGTGGCCTTTACAGAAGGTTTGGATTATCGCGTTGATAAATTGGGCGGCTATAAGTCTTTGTTCTTTTCCGGAGAGGGTTTGGTCTCTCGCTTTACTGGCCAAGGTAGGTTGTGGGTTCAGACACGTCAGGTCCCGGCGTTTGGCTCTTGGGTTTGGCCCTTCCGTCCCAGTAAGAATAACTAA